From the Pseudoalteromonas tunicata genome, one window contains:
- a CDS encoding PQ-loop domain-containing transporter — MQLIINTRNKSCYGISTHVFIYRFIVSVIFIISRME, encoded by the coding sequence ATCCAATTAATCATAAATACGAGAAATAAGAGCTGTTATGGAATCTCAACGCACGTTTTTATTTATCGGTTTATTGTTAGTGTCATTTTTATTATTTCAAGAATGGAATAA
- the yidD gene encoding membrane protein insertion efficiency factor YidD yields MIRIAKIPQAILLLLITGYQKWISPFLGPHCRFNPTCSSYAMGAIKNHGAIKGGWLALKRILKCHPLHSGGDDPVPEIKHPINHKYEK; encoded by the coding sequence ATGATTCGAATTGCTAAAATACCGCAAGCTATTTTATTGCTTTTGATCACCGGTTATCAAAAATGGATTAGTCCATTCTTAGGCCCACATTGTCGCTTTAATCCAACTTGTTCGAGTTATGCCATGGGCGCAATTAAAAACCATGGTGCAATAAAAGGTGGTTGGTTAGCATTAAAACGCATATTAAAATGTCACCCTTTGCATTCAGGCGGAGATGATCCTGTGCCTGAAATAAAACATCCAATTAATCATAAATACGAGAAATAA